A DNA window from Canis lupus dingo isolate Sandy chromosome 2, ASM325472v2, whole genome shotgun sequence contains the following coding sequences:
- the ADGRB2 gene encoding adhesion G protein-coupled receptor B2 isoform X7 — MTPACPLLLSVILSLRLAAAFDPAPSACSALASGVLYGAFSLQDLFPTIASGCSWTLENPDPTKYSLYLRFNRQEQVCTHFAPRLLPLDHYLVNFTCLRPSPEEAGAQAEAEAGRPEEEEEAAAAGLELCGGSGPFTFLHFDKNFVQLCLSAEPSEAPRLLAPAALAFRFVEVLLINNNNSSQFTCGVLCRWSEECGRAAGRACGFAQPGCSCPGEAGAGPATTTPPGPPAAHTLSNALVPGGPAPPAEADLHSGSSNDLFTTEMRYGEEPEEEPKVKTQWPRSADEPGLYMAQTGDPAAEEWSPWSVCSLTCGQGLQVRTRSCVSSPYGTLCSGPLRETRPCNNSATCPVHGVWEEWGSWSLCSRSCGRGSRSRMRTCVPPQHGGKACEGPELQTKLCSMAACPVEGQWLEWGPWGPCSTSCANGTQQRSRKCSVAGPAWATCTGALTDTRECSNLECPATDGKWGPWNAWSLCSKTCDTGWQRRFRMCQATGAQGYPCEGTGEEVKPCSEKRCPAFHEMCRDEYVMLMTWKKAAAGEIIYNKCPPNASGSASRRCLLSAQGVAYWGLPSFARCISHEYRYLYLSLREHLAKGQRMLAGEGMSQVVRSLQELLARRTYYSGDLLFSVDILRNVTDTFKRATYVPSADDVQRFFQVVSFMVDAENKDKWDDAQQVSPGSVHLLRVVEDFIHLVGDALKAFQSSLIVTDNLVISIQREPVSAVSSDITFPMRGRRGMKDWVRHSEDRLFLPKEVLSLSTPGKPVASGTSGSPGRGRGPGTVPPGPGHSHQRLLPADPEESSSYFVIGAVLYRTLGLILPPPRPPLAVTSRVMTVTVRPPTQPPAEPLITVELSYIINGTTDPHCASWDYSRADASSGDWDTESCQTLETQAAHTRCQCQHLSTFAVLAQPPKDLTLELAGSPSVPLVIGCAVSCMALLTLLAIYAAFWRFIKSERSIILLNFCLSILASNVLILVGQSRVLSKGVCTMTAAFLHFFFLSSFCWVLTEAWQSYLAVIGRMRTRLVRKRFLCLGWGLPALVVAVSVGFTRTKGYGTSSYCWLSLEGGLLYAFVGPAAVIVLVNMLIGIIVFNKLMARDGISDKSKKQRAGSERCPWASLLLPCSACGAVPSPLLSSASARNAMASLWSSCVVLPLLALTWMSAVLAMTDRRSVLFQALFAVFNSAQGFVITAVHCFLRREVQDVVKCQMGVCRADESEDSPDSCKNGQLQILSDFEKDVDLACQTVLFKEVNTCNPSTITGTLSRLSLDEDEEPKSCLVGPEGGLSFSPLPGNILVPMAASPGLGEPPPPQEANPVYMCGEGGLRQLDLTWLRPEPGSEGDYMVLPRRTLSLQPGSGGGAGEDPPRARPEGTPRRAAKTLAHPEGYPSFLSVEHSGLGLGPAYGSLQNPYGMTFQPPPPTPSARQVSEPGERSRTMPRTVPGSTMKLGSLEKVMHTRKRHSELYHELNQKFHTFDRYRSQSTAKEKPSPGEHPGLSQQRRHQSWSTFKSMTLGSLPPKPRERLALHRAAAWEPTEPPDGDFQTEV, encoded by the exons ATGACCCCAGCCTGTCCCCTCTTACTATCTGTGATTCTGTCCCTGCGCCTGGCCGCCGCCTTCGACCCTGCCCCCAGCGCCTGCTCCGCCCTGGCCTCGGGCGTGCTCTACGGGGCCTTTTCACTGCAGGACCTCTTTCCCACCATCGCCTCAGGCTGCTCCTGGACCCTGGAGAACCCTGACCCCACCAAGTACTCCCTCTACCTGCGCTTCAACCGCCAGGAGCAGGTGTGCACTCACTTTGCCCCCCGTCTGCTGCCCCTGGACCACTACCTGGTCAACTTCACCTGCCTGCGGCCTAGCCCAGAGGAGGCGGGGGCCCAGGCCGAGGCAGAGGCAGGGcggccagaggaggaggaggaggcggcagcGGCGGGGCTGGAACTGTGCGGCGGCTCGGGCCCCTTCACCTTCCTGCACTTCGACAAGAACTTCGTGCAGCTGTGCCTGTCGGCAGAGCCCTCAGAGGCCCCGCGCCTGCTGGCGCCGGCCGCCCTGGCCTTCCGCTTCGTCGAGGTCTTgctcatcaacaacaacaactccAGCCAGTTCACCTGTGGCGTGCTCTGCCGCTGGAGCGAAGAGTGCGGCCGCGCGGCCGGCAGGGCCTGTGGCTTCGCCCAGCCGGGCTGCAGCTGCcccggggaggcgggggctgGTCCCGCCACCACCACGCCTCCAGGCCCTCCTGCTGCCCACACTCTGTCCAATGCCCTGGTGCCTGGGGGCCCGGCCCCACCTGCTGAGGCCGATTTGCATTCAGGGAGCAGCAATGACCTGTTTACGACTGAGATGAGATATG GTGAGGAGCCGGAAGAGGAACCGAAGGTGAAAACCCAGTGGCCAAGGTCTGCAGATGAGCCTGGGCTGTACATGGCGCAGACAG GCGACCCGGCGGCTGAGGAGTGGTCCCCGTGGAGCGTGTGTTCCCTGACGTGTGGGCAGGGTCTGCAGGTGCGGACCCGCTCCTGCGTGTCCTCCCCCTATGGGACCCTGTGCAGCGGGCCCCTGCGGGAGACCCGGCCCTGCAACAATTCAGCCACCTGCCCAG TGCACGGCGTGTGGGAGGAGTGGGGGTCCTGGAGCCTGTGCTCCCGCAGCTGCGGGCGGGGGTCCCGGAGCCGGATGCGGACCTGCGTGCCCCCCCAGCACGGCGGCAAGGCCTGCGAGGGTCCCGAGCTGCAGACTAAGCTCTGCAGTATGGCCGCTTGCCCGG TGGAAGGCCAGTGGCTAGAATGGGGTCCCTGGGGCCCATGCTCCACATCCTGTGCCAATGGGACCCAGCAGCGCAGCCGGAAGTGCAGTGTGGCGGGCCCAGCCTGGGCCACGTGTACGGGTGCCCTCACGGACACACGCGAGTGCAGCAACCTTGAGTGCCCGG CCACAGATGGCAAGTGGGGGCCGTGGAATGCATGGAGCCTGTGCTCCAAGACGTGTGACACAGGCTGGCAGCGCCGCTTCCGCATGTGCCAGGCCACGGGTGCGCAGGGCTACCCCTGCGAGGGTACCGGAGAGGAGGTGAAGCCTTGCAGTGAGAAGAGATGTCCAG CCTTCCATGAGATGTGCAGGGACGAGTATGTGATGCTGATGACGTGGAAGAAGGCAGCTGCTGGCGAGATCATCTATAACAAGTGCCCCCCCAACGCCTCAG GGTCTGCCAGCCGCCGCTGTCTCCTCAGTGCCCAGGGCGTGGCATACTGGGGTCTGCCCAGCTTCGCCCGCTGCATCTCCCACGAGTACCGCTACCTATACCTGTCC CTTCGGGAGCACCTGGCCAAAGGGCAGCGCATGCTGGCAGGTGAGGGCATGTCACAAGTGGTGCGCAGCTTGCAAGAGCTACTGGCCCGGCGCACTTACTACAGTGGGGACCTGCTCTTCTCTGTGGACATTCTAAGGAACGTCACTGACACCTTCAAGAGGGCCACCTATGTGCCCTCGGCTGATGATGTGCAG CGCTTCTTCCAGGTGGTGAGCTTCATGGTGGATGCAGAGAACAAGGATAAGTGGGATGATGCTCAGCAG GTATCCCCGGGCTCTGTGCACCTGCTTCGTGTTGTGGAGGACTTCATTCACCTGGTGGGAGATGCCCTCAAGGCCTTCCAGAGCTCTCTGATTGTCACAGACAACCTGG TGATCAGCATTCAGCGAGAACCGGTCTCCGCCGTGTCCAGTGACATCACGTTCCCCATGCGTGGCCGCAGGGGCATGAAGGACTGGGTGCGGCACTCGGAGGACCGCCTCTTCCTACCCAAGGAGGTGCTCAGCCTTTCCACCCCTGGGAAGCCAGTTGCCTCTGGCACCTCGGGCAgccctggcagggggaggggcccaggaacCGTGCCCCCTGGCCCAGGCCACTCCCACCAGCGCCTCCTGCCAGCAGATCCTGAGGAGTCGTCCTCCTACTTTGTGATCGGTGCTGTGCTTTACCGCACGCTTGGCCTCATCCTGCCACCCCCCAG ACCCCCGCTGGCCGTCACGTCCAGAGTGATGACAGTGACTGTGCGGCCCCCCACCCAGCCACCAGCTGAACCTCTTATCACAGTGGAGCTCTCCTACATCATCAAC GGCACCACGGATCCCCACTGTGCCAGCTGGGACTACTCCCGAGC AGATGCCAGCTCAGGGGACTGGGACACCGAGAGCTGCCAGACGCTGGAGACACAGGCAGCCCACACTCGCTGCCAGTGCCAGCACCTGTCTACCTTTGCTGTGCTGGCCCAGCCACCCAAGGACCTG ACCCTGGAGCTGGCAGGCTCCCCCTCGGTCCCCCTCGTGATCGGCTGTGCCGTGTCGTGCATGGCGCTGCTCACCCTCCTCGCCATCTATGCGGCCTTCTGGAG GTTCATCAAATCCGAGCGCTCCATCATCTTGTTGAACTTCTGCTTGTCCATCCTGGCGTCCAACGTCCTGATCCTCGTGGGCCAGTCACGGGTGCTGAGCAAG GGTGTATGCACCATGACTGCCGCCTTCTTGcacttcttcttcctctcctccttttgCTGGGTGCTCACTGAGGCCTGGCAGTCCTACCTGGCTGTCATCGGACGGATGCGTACCCGCCTTGTTCGCAAGCGCTTCCTCTGCCTGGGCTGGG GTCTGCCCGCCCTGGTGGTGGCCGTGTCTGTCGGCTTCACCCGCACCAAAGGATACGGTACATCCAGCTA CTGCTGGCTCTCCCTGGAGGGTGGCCTGCTCTATGCTTTTGTGGGGCCCGCTGCTGTCATCGTCCTG GTGAACATGCTCATCGGAATCATCGTCTTTAACAAGCTCATGGCACGCGATGGCATCTCGGACAAGTCCAAGAAGCAGAGGGCCGG GTCGGAGCGGTGCCCCTGGGccagcctgctcctcccctgctcagcGTGCGGAGCggtccccagccccctgctcagcTCAGCCTCGGCCAGGAACGCCAT GGCCTCGCTCTGGAGCTCCTGCGTGGTGCTGCCCCTGCTGGCGCTCACCTGGATGTCGGCCGTCCTGGCCATGACAGACCGGCGCTCCGTCCTCTTCCAGGCCCTCTTCGCTGTCTTCAACTCGGCGCAGGGCTTTGTCATCACTGCTGTGCACTGCTTCCTGCGCCGAGAG GTCCAGGACGTGGTGAAGTGCCAGATGGGTGTATGCCGGGCCGATGAGAGTGAAGACTCCCCCGACTCATGTAAAAATGGGCAGCTGCAGATCCTG TCAGACTTTGAAAAAGATGTGGATCTGGCTTGTCAGACAG TTCTGTTCAAGGAGGTCAACACTTGCAACCCATCTACCATCACGGGCACACTGTCCCGCCTATCCCTGGACGAGGACGAGGAGCCCAAGTCCTGCCTCGTGGGTCCTGAGGGCGGCCTCAGCTTCTCACCGCTGCCTGGGAATATCCTGGTGCCCATGGCAGCCTCgccagggctgggggagccaCCGCCCCCACAGGAGGCCAACCCTGTGTACATGTGTGGGGAAGGTGGCCTCCGGCAGCTGGACCTCACATGGCTGCGGCCCGAGCCGGGCTCTGAGGGGGACTACATGGTGCTGCCCCGGCGGACTCTGAGCCTGCAGCCTGGCAGTGGTGGCGGAGCTGGTGAAGATCCCCCAAGGGCCCGGCCTGAGGGCACCCCTCGGAGGGCTGCCAAGACACTGGCCCACCCGGAAGGCTACCCCAGCTTCCTGTCTGTGGAACActcaggcctggggctgggccctgCCTATGGGTCTCTACAGAACCCCTATGGGATGACCTTCCAGCCACCACCACCGACGCCCAGTGCCCGCCAAGTATCTGAGCCAGGGGAACGCAGCCGGACCATGCCCCGCACTGTGCCAGGCTCTACCATGAAGCTGGGCTCCCTGGAG AAGGTGATGCACACCCGGAAGCGGCACTCAGAACTCTACCACGAGCTCAACCAGAAATTCCACACTTTCGACCGCTACCGCAGCCAGTCTACAGCCAAG GAgaagcccagccctggggagcaTCCTGGCTTGTCCCAGCAGCGGAGACATCAGAGCTGGAGCACCTTCAAGTCTATGACATTGGGCTCGCTGCCCCCCAAGCCCCGAGAACGGCTGGCCCTGCACCGAGCAGCAGCCTGGGAGCCCACAGAACCACCTGATGGTGACTTCCAGACAGAGGTGTGA
- the ADGRB2 gene encoding adhesion G protein-coupled receptor B2 isoform X6 codes for MTPACPLLLSVILSLRLAAAFDPAPSACSALASGVLYGAFSLQDLFPTIASGCSWTLENPDPTKYSLYLRFNRQEQVCTHFAPRLLPLDHYLVNFTCLRPSPEEAGAQAEAEAGRPEEEEEAAAAGLELCGGSGPFTFLHFDKNFVQLCLSAEPSEAPRLLAPAALAFRFVEVLLINNNNSSQFTCGVLCRWSEECGRAAGRACGFAQPGCSCPGEAGAGPATTTPPGPPAAHTLSNALVPGGPAPPAEADLHSGSSNDLFTTEMRYGEEPEEEPKVKTQWPRSADEPGLYMAQTGDPAAEEWSPWSVCSLTCGQGLQVRTRSCVSSPYGTLCSGPLRETRPCNNSATCPVHGVWEEWGSWSLCSRSCGRGSRSRMRTCVPPQHGGKACEGPELQTKLCSMAACPVEGQWLEWGPWGPCSTSCANGTQQRSRKCSVAGPAWATCTGALTDTRECSNLECPATDGKWGPWNAWSLCSKTCDTGWQRRFRMCQATGAQGYPCEGTGEEVKPCSEKRCPAFHEMCRDEYVMLMTWKKAAAGEIIYNKCPPNASGSASRRCLLSAQGVAYWGLPSFARCISHEYRYLYLSLREHLAKGQRMLAGEGMSQVVRSLQELLARRTYYSGDLLFSVDILRNVTDTFKRATYVPSADDVQRFFQVVSFMVDAENKDKWDDAQQVSPGSVHLLRVVEDFIHLVGDALKAFQSSLIVTDNLVISIQREPVSAVSSDITFPMRGRRGMKDWVRHSEDRLFLPKEVLSLSTPGKPVASGTSGSPGRGRGPGTVPPGPGHSHQRLLPADPEESSSYFVIGAVLYRTLGLILPPPRPPLAVTSRVMTVTVRPPTQPPAEPLITVELSYIINGTTDPHCASWDYSRADASSGDWDTESCQTLETQAAHTRCQCQHLSTFAVLAQPPKDLTLELAGSPSVPLVIGCAVSCMALLTLLAIYAAFWRFIKSERSIILLNFCLSILASNVLILVGQSRVLSKGVCTMTAAFLHFFFLSSFCWVLTEAWQSYLAVIGRMRTRLVRKRFLCLGWGLPALVVAVSVGFTRTKGYGTSSYCWLSLEGGLLYAFVGPAAVIVLVNMLIGIIVFNKLMARDGISDKSKKQRAGSERCPWASLLLPCSACGAVPSPLLSSASARNAMASLWSSCVVLPLLALTWMSAVLAMTDRRSVLFQALFAVFNSAQGFVITAVHCFLRREVQDVVKCQMGVCRADESEDSPDSCKNGQLQILSDFEKDVDLACQTVLFKEVNTCNPSTITGTLSRLSLDEDEEPKSCLVGPEGGLSFSPLPGNILVPMAASPGLGEPPPPQEANPVYMCGEGGLRQLDLTWLRPEPGSEGDYMVLPRRTLSLQPGSGGGAGEDPPRARPEGTPRRAAKTLAHPEGYPSFLSVEHSGLGLGPAYGSLQNPYGMTFQPPPPTPSARQVSEPGERSRTMPRTVPGSTMKLGSLERKKLRYSDLDFEVMHTRKRHSELYHELNQKFHTFDRYRSQSTAKEKPSPGEHPGLSQQRRHQSWSTFKSMTLGSLPPKPRERLALHRAAAWEPTEPPDGDFQTEV; via the exons ATGACCCCAGCCTGTCCCCTCTTACTATCTGTGATTCTGTCCCTGCGCCTGGCCGCCGCCTTCGACCCTGCCCCCAGCGCCTGCTCCGCCCTGGCCTCGGGCGTGCTCTACGGGGCCTTTTCACTGCAGGACCTCTTTCCCACCATCGCCTCAGGCTGCTCCTGGACCCTGGAGAACCCTGACCCCACCAAGTACTCCCTCTACCTGCGCTTCAACCGCCAGGAGCAGGTGTGCACTCACTTTGCCCCCCGTCTGCTGCCCCTGGACCACTACCTGGTCAACTTCACCTGCCTGCGGCCTAGCCCAGAGGAGGCGGGGGCCCAGGCCGAGGCAGAGGCAGGGcggccagaggaggaggaggaggcggcagcGGCGGGGCTGGAACTGTGCGGCGGCTCGGGCCCCTTCACCTTCCTGCACTTCGACAAGAACTTCGTGCAGCTGTGCCTGTCGGCAGAGCCCTCAGAGGCCCCGCGCCTGCTGGCGCCGGCCGCCCTGGCCTTCCGCTTCGTCGAGGTCTTgctcatcaacaacaacaactccAGCCAGTTCACCTGTGGCGTGCTCTGCCGCTGGAGCGAAGAGTGCGGCCGCGCGGCCGGCAGGGCCTGTGGCTTCGCCCAGCCGGGCTGCAGCTGCcccggggaggcgggggctgGTCCCGCCACCACCACGCCTCCAGGCCCTCCTGCTGCCCACACTCTGTCCAATGCCCTGGTGCCTGGGGGCCCGGCCCCACCTGCTGAGGCCGATTTGCATTCAGGGAGCAGCAATGACCTGTTTACGACTGAGATGAGATATG GTGAGGAGCCGGAAGAGGAACCGAAGGTGAAAACCCAGTGGCCAAGGTCTGCAGATGAGCCTGGGCTGTACATGGCGCAGACAG GCGACCCGGCGGCTGAGGAGTGGTCCCCGTGGAGCGTGTGTTCCCTGACGTGTGGGCAGGGTCTGCAGGTGCGGACCCGCTCCTGCGTGTCCTCCCCCTATGGGACCCTGTGCAGCGGGCCCCTGCGGGAGACCCGGCCCTGCAACAATTCAGCCACCTGCCCAG TGCACGGCGTGTGGGAGGAGTGGGGGTCCTGGAGCCTGTGCTCCCGCAGCTGCGGGCGGGGGTCCCGGAGCCGGATGCGGACCTGCGTGCCCCCCCAGCACGGCGGCAAGGCCTGCGAGGGTCCCGAGCTGCAGACTAAGCTCTGCAGTATGGCCGCTTGCCCGG TGGAAGGCCAGTGGCTAGAATGGGGTCCCTGGGGCCCATGCTCCACATCCTGTGCCAATGGGACCCAGCAGCGCAGCCGGAAGTGCAGTGTGGCGGGCCCAGCCTGGGCCACGTGTACGGGTGCCCTCACGGACACACGCGAGTGCAGCAACCTTGAGTGCCCGG CCACAGATGGCAAGTGGGGGCCGTGGAATGCATGGAGCCTGTGCTCCAAGACGTGTGACACAGGCTGGCAGCGCCGCTTCCGCATGTGCCAGGCCACGGGTGCGCAGGGCTACCCCTGCGAGGGTACCGGAGAGGAGGTGAAGCCTTGCAGTGAGAAGAGATGTCCAG CCTTCCATGAGATGTGCAGGGACGAGTATGTGATGCTGATGACGTGGAAGAAGGCAGCTGCTGGCGAGATCATCTATAACAAGTGCCCCCCCAACGCCTCAG GGTCTGCCAGCCGCCGCTGTCTCCTCAGTGCCCAGGGCGTGGCATACTGGGGTCTGCCCAGCTTCGCCCGCTGCATCTCCCACGAGTACCGCTACCTATACCTGTCC CTTCGGGAGCACCTGGCCAAAGGGCAGCGCATGCTGGCAGGTGAGGGCATGTCACAAGTGGTGCGCAGCTTGCAAGAGCTACTGGCCCGGCGCACTTACTACAGTGGGGACCTGCTCTTCTCTGTGGACATTCTAAGGAACGTCACTGACACCTTCAAGAGGGCCACCTATGTGCCCTCGGCTGATGATGTGCAG CGCTTCTTCCAGGTGGTGAGCTTCATGGTGGATGCAGAGAACAAGGATAAGTGGGATGATGCTCAGCAG GTATCCCCGGGCTCTGTGCACCTGCTTCGTGTTGTGGAGGACTTCATTCACCTGGTGGGAGATGCCCTCAAGGCCTTCCAGAGCTCTCTGATTGTCACAGACAACCTGG TGATCAGCATTCAGCGAGAACCGGTCTCCGCCGTGTCCAGTGACATCACGTTCCCCATGCGTGGCCGCAGGGGCATGAAGGACTGGGTGCGGCACTCGGAGGACCGCCTCTTCCTACCCAAGGAGGTGCTCAGCCTTTCCACCCCTGGGAAGCCAGTTGCCTCTGGCACCTCGGGCAgccctggcagggggaggggcccaggaacCGTGCCCCCTGGCCCAGGCCACTCCCACCAGCGCCTCCTGCCAGCAGATCCTGAGGAGTCGTCCTCCTACTTTGTGATCGGTGCTGTGCTTTACCGCACGCTTGGCCTCATCCTGCCACCCCCCAG ACCCCCGCTGGCCGTCACGTCCAGAGTGATGACAGTGACTGTGCGGCCCCCCACCCAGCCACCAGCTGAACCTCTTATCACAGTGGAGCTCTCCTACATCATCAAC GGCACCACGGATCCCCACTGTGCCAGCTGGGACTACTCCCGAGC AGATGCCAGCTCAGGGGACTGGGACACCGAGAGCTGCCAGACGCTGGAGACACAGGCAGCCCACACTCGCTGCCAGTGCCAGCACCTGTCTACCTTTGCTGTGCTGGCCCAGCCACCCAAGGACCTG ACCCTGGAGCTGGCAGGCTCCCCCTCGGTCCCCCTCGTGATCGGCTGTGCCGTGTCGTGCATGGCGCTGCTCACCCTCCTCGCCATCTATGCGGCCTTCTGGAG GTTCATCAAATCCGAGCGCTCCATCATCTTGTTGAACTTCTGCTTGTCCATCCTGGCGTCCAACGTCCTGATCCTCGTGGGCCAGTCACGGGTGCTGAGCAAG GGTGTATGCACCATGACTGCCGCCTTCTTGcacttcttcttcctctcctccttttgCTGGGTGCTCACTGAGGCCTGGCAGTCCTACCTGGCTGTCATCGGACGGATGCGTACCCGCCTTGTTCGCAAGCGCTTCCTCTGCCTGGGCTGGG GTCTGCCCGCCCTGGTGGTGGCCGTGTCTGTCGGCTTCACCCGCACCAAAGGATACGGTACATCCAGCTA CTGCTGGCTCTCCCTGGAGGGTGGCCTGCTCTATGCTTTTGTGGGGCCCGCTGCTGTCATCGTCCTG GTGAACATGCTCATCGGAATCATCGTCTTTAACAAGCTCATGGCACGCGATGGCATCTCGGACAAGTCCAAGAAGCAGAGGGCCGG GTCGGAGCGGTGCCCCTGGGccagcctgctcctcccctgctcagcGTGCGGAGCggtccccagccccctgctcagcTCAGCCTCGGCCAGGAACGCCAT GGCCTCGCTCTGGAGCTCCTGCGTGGTGCTGCCCCTGCTGGCGCTCACCTGGATGTCGGCCGTCCTGGCCATGACAGACCGGCGCTCCGTCCTCTTCCAGGCCCTCTTCGCTGTCTTCAACTCGGCGCAGGGCTTTGTCATCACTGCTGTGCACTGCTTCCTGCGCCGAGAG GTCCAGGACGTGGTGAAGTGCCAGATGGGTGTATGCCGGGCCGATGAGAGTGAAGACTCCCCCGACTCATGTAAAAATGGGCAGCTGCAGATCCTG TCAGACTTTGAAAAAGATGTGGATCTGGCTTGTCAGACAG TTCTGTTCAAGGAGGTCAACACTTGCAACCCATCTACCATCACGGGCACACTGTCCCGCCTATCCCTGGACGAGGACGAGGAGCCCAAGTCCTGCCTCGTGGGTCCTGAGGGCGGCCTCAGCTTCTCACCGCTGCCTGGGAATATCCTGGTGCCCATGGCAGCCTCgccagggctgggggagccaCCGCCCCCACAGGAGGCCAACCCTGTGTACATGTGTGGGGAAGGTGGCCTCCGGCAGCTGGACCTCACATGGCTGCGGCCCGAGCCGGGCTCTGAGGGGGACTACATGGTGCTGCCCCGGCGGACTCTGAGCCTGCAGCCTGGCAGTGGTGGCGGAGCTGGTGAAGATCCCCCAAGGGCCCGGCCTGAGGGCACCCCTCGGAGGGCTGCCAAGACACTGGCCCACCCGGAAGGCTACCCCAGCTTCCTGTCTGTGGAACActcaggcctggggctgggccctgCCTATGGGTCTCTACAGAACCCCTATGGGATGACCTTCCAGCCACCACCACCGACGCCCAGTGCCCGCCAAGTATCTGAGCCAGGGGAACGCAGCCGGACCATGCCCCGCACTGTGCCAGGCTCTACCATGAAGCTGGGCTCCCTGGAG CGAAAGAAGTTACGATATTCAGACCTGGACTTTGAG GTGATGCACACCCGGAAGCGGCACTCAGAACTCTACCACGAGCTCAACCAGAAATTCCACACTTTCGACCGCTACCGCAGCCAGTCTACAGCCAAG GAgaagcccagccctggggagcaTCCTGGCTTGTCCCAGCAGCGGAGACATCAGAGCTGGAGCACCTTCAAGTCTATGACATTGGGCTCGCTGCCCCCCAAGCCCCGAGAACGGCTGGCCCTGCACCGAGCAGCAGCCTGGGAGCCCACAGAACCACCTGATGGTGACTTCCAGACAGAGGTGTGA